From the Streptomyces syringium genome, one window contains:
- a CDS encoding NUDIX hydrolase, producing the protein MSTSNGQWYPPEWPDRIRALTRGELRPAAPRRAATVLLMRDTTGGPTVHMLRRRASMAFAGGAYAYPGGSVDPRDERDVPWAGPSRTEWARRLGVDAAGAQAIVCAAVRETFEEAGVLLAGPTPESVVADTTGADWETDRAALVTRELSFADFLDRRGLVLRSDLLGGWARWITPEFEPRRYDTWFFVAALPEGQRTRNASTEADHTVWAAPADAAAGYDRGELLMMPPTISTLRALLPYGTVAEVLAAAREADLTPVLAQARLVAGEIVLSWPGHDEFTKHISSGADA; encoded by the coding sequence ATGTCGACTTCGAACGGCCAGTGGTACCCGCCGGAGTGGCCGGACCGGATCAGAGCGCTCACCCGCGGGGAGCTCCGGCCCGCCGCGCCCCGTCGCGCCGCGACCGTACTGCTGATGCGTGACACCACCGGCGGCCCCACCGTTCATATGCTGCGCAGACGCGCCTCCATGGCTTTCGCCGGAGGCGCGTACGCGTATCCGGGGGGCTCCGTGGACCCCCGTGACGAGCGGGACGTGCCCTGGGCCGGGCCCTCGCGCACCGAGTGGGCCCGCCGCCTCGGTGTCGATGCCGCCGGCGCCCAGGCCATCGTCTGCGCCGCCGTCCGCGAGACCTTCGAAGAGGCGGGCGTGCTGCTGGCGGGCCCGACACCGGAGTCGGTCGTCGCGGACACCACCGGCGCCGACTGGGAAACCGACCGCGCGGCGCTCGTCACCCGCGAGCTGTCCTTCGCGGACTTCCTCGACCGGCGCGGTCTGGTGCTGCGCAGCGATCTCCTCGGTGGCTGGGCGCGCTGGATCACCCCGGAATTCGAACCGCGCCGCTATGACACCTGGTTCTTCGTCGCGGCGCTCCCCGAGGGCCAGCGCACCCGCAACGCCTCCACGGAGGCGGACCACACGGTCTGGGCCGCGCCCGCCGACGCGGCCGCCGGCTACGACCGGGGCGAGCTGCTGATGATGCCGCCGACCATCTCCACGCTGCGCGCGCTCCTGCCGTACGGGACCGTCGCCGAGGTCCTGGCGGCCGCGCGCGAGGCGGACCTCACACCCGTGCTCGCGCAAGCCCGCCTCGTCGCGGGCGAGATCGTGCTGAGCTGGCCGGGACACGACGAATTCACCAAACACATCTCCTCAGGGGCCGACGCATGA
- a CDS encoding MBL fold metallo-hydrolase, translating to MTFAAALPGKPREGAIGGPATARAVCVLASNPSAMTLDGTNTWIVSEPDSDLAVVIDPGPLDDTHLRAVIATAESAGKRVALTLLSHGHPDHSDGAGRFAELTGTSVRALDPALRLGGEGLGVGDVITTGGLELHVLSTPGHTADSLCFHLPADRAVLTGDTVLGRGTTVVAHPDGRLGDYLDSLRRLRSLAVDEDVVTVLPGHGPVLDDARGAIEYYLAHRAKRLAQVETAVENGHGTPEEVVAHVYADVDRSLWPAAELSVRAQLDYLGEHGLI from the coding sequence ATGACGTTCGCAGCAGCTCTTCCCGGCAAGCCGCGCGAGGGTGCCATCGGCGGCCCCGCGACCGCCCGCGCCGTCTGCGTGCTGGCTTCCAACCCCTCCGCCATGACGCTCGACGGCACCAATACCTGGATCGTCTCCGAGCCCGACTCCGACCTGGCCGTCGTCATCGACCCGGGGCCGCTGGACGACACCCATCTGCGGGCCGTCATCGCCACGGCCGAGTCGGCGGGCAAGCGCGTCGCGCTGACGCTGCTCAGCCACGGCCACCCCGACCACTCGGACGGCGCCGGGCGCTTCGCCGAGCTGACCGGTACGTCCGTACGGGCACTGGACCCCGCTCTGCGGCTCGGCGGCGAGGGGCTCGGCGTGGGTGACGTGATCACCACCGGCGGCCTGGAGCTGCACGTCCTGTCCACTCCCGGGCACACCGCCGACTCCCTGTGCTTCCACCTGCCCGCCGACCGGGCGGTCCTCACCGGGGACACCGTCCTGGGGCGCGGCACCACGGTCGTCGCCCACCCCGACGGGCGGCTCGGCGACTACCTGGACTCGCTGCGCCGGCTGCGCTCGCTCGCGGTCGACGAGGACGTCGTCACGGTGCTTCCCGGCCACGGGCCCGTGCTCGACGACGCCCGGGGAGCCATCGAGTACTACCTGGCCCACCGCGCCAAGCGCCTCGCCCAGGTCGAGACCGCCGTCGAGAACGGCCACGGCACCCCGGAGGAGGTCGTCGCCCACGTCTACGCGGACGTCGACCGCTCGCTGTGGCCCGCGGCGGAACTCTCGGTGCGGGCGCAGTTGGACTACCTCGGCGAGCACGGGCTGATCTGA